In Perca fluviatilis chromosome 18, GENO_Pfluv_1.0, whole genome shotgun sequence, one genomic interval encodes:
- the LOC120546662 gene encoding C-C chemokine receptor type 6-like, translating into MEQETYHIADYDYNYTDYTDELIGPCTFQNNNSVELVIGPYVHSIICILGFVGNSMVIVTYAFYKRTKSMTDVYLLNVAIADLLFVVSLPLIVYNELSEWPMGPIACKLLRSSYSVNLYSGMLLLACISTDRYIAIVQARHSFRLRSLAYSRVICAIVWASAVLLSVPDFYFYHWYEPSHSVEMFMYEDEESTNISTPPGHVCEFRFTDNNTALTTMMAVPSTQLAVGFILPLLVMVFCYTAIIVTLLKARNFQRHKAVRVVLAVVAVFVVCHLPYNVTLFYDTASMFKLQSCQDSDILQVAKTVTQTIAYLHCCLNPVLYAFVGVKFRNHFRRIVQDLCCLGKRHIAPRRFSRLTSEICVSTRPSVDGSSENSSSFTL; encoded by the exons ATGGAGCAGGAAACGTATCATATAGCTGACTACGACTACAACTATACCGACTATACCGATGAGCTGATTGGACCTTGTACCTTCCAGAACAACAACAGCGTTGAGCTGGTCATCGGCCCGTACGTGCACTCCATCATCTGCATCCTGGGCTTCGTGGGGAACAGCATGGTGATCGTCACGTACGCCTTCTACAAGCGGACCAAGTCCATGACGGACGTGTACCTGCTGAACGTGGCCATCGCCGACCTCCTCTTCGTGGTATCGCTGCCTCTCATCGTGTACAACGAGCTGTCGGAGTGGCCGATGGGGCCGATAGCGTGCAAGCTGCTGCGCAGCTCCTACAGCGTGAACCTGTACAGCGGCATGCTGCTGCTCGCCTGCATCAGCACCGACAGGTACATCGCTATCGTGCAGGCTCGCCACAGCTTCAGACTGCGCTCGCTGGCCTACAGCCGTGTCATCTGCGCCATCGTGTGGGCATCCGCTGTACTGCTGTCCGTCCCGGACTTTTACTTCTACCACTGGTACGAGCCGTCCCACAGCGTGGAGATGTTCATGTACGAAGACGAAGAATCAACAAATATCTCCACGCCTCCTGGGCACGTTTGCGAGTTCAG GTTCACAGACAACAACACAGCGTTGACAACCATGATGGCAGTGCCCAGCACCCAGCTGGCCGTGGGTTTCATCCTGCCGCTGCTCGTCATGGTCTTCTGCTACACCGCCATCATCGTCACCCTGCTGAAAGCCAGAAACTTCCAGCGACACAAAGCGGTGCGGGTGGTGCTGGCCGTGGTGGCCGTGTTCGTCGTCTGCCACTTGCCGTACAACGTGACGCTGTTCTACGACACGGCCAGCATGTTCAAGCTGCAGTCGTGCCAAGACTCGGACATCCTACAAGTGGCCAAGACGGTGACGCAGACCATCGCCTACCTGCACTGCTGCCTGAACCCGGTGCTGTACGCCTTCGTAGGCGTGAAGTTCAGGAACCACTTCAGGAGGATCGTCCAGGATCTGTGTTGTCTGGGGAAGAGACACATTGCCCCTCGACGGTTCTCCAGGTTAACCTCCGAGATCTGCGTATCAACCCGTCCCTCAGTGGATGGATCCAGCGAAAACAGCTCGTCTTTTACCTTGTGA